The DNA window CGTTGCGCATCCAGCACATAGGCACGCAGGTGTGGCAGTGGTTTACCGATCGAAGGATGCAGCGTCTCCGGCACCACCTCGCTACTGGTCGCCACCACGGTGGTCTCGGTCGGCCCGTAATTGTTATGGACAGCAAACGGCAGCCCTGCCGGAACCTGGCGCAAGCGATCACCGCCAACCAGCAGATGCGTCAACCGCTTCGGCATGATGCCGGATGCAAATGCATGCTCGGCAATGGGCGTCGGCAGGAAGCTCACGTCCAGTTCCTGTGCATGCCACCAACGCAGCAAGGCATCCACATCGTTATCGCCAGCCGGCACGAGTAGGCAGCCACCGGCACACAGGGTCGGCCAGATTTCCCAGGCGGCCGCATCAAAGCTCAGGCCCGCCACGCTGGAGGTGCGCGATCCTGCCTGCACACCAAATTTAGTGCAATGCCAATCGATCAACTGCGCCAGCTGCCGATGCTCGACCATCACACCCTTGGGCTGCCCGGTGGAGCCGGAGGTGTAGATCACGTAGGCCAGGTGTGCAGGGTCTAGTCCCGCAACCACGGGATTGGGCGTGCCAAGATCCGATGCATTTACAAAGTCGATATCGATCGCTGGCAATGGCAGTGCGCTCAGTACGTCACCGCTGAGCACCTCGCGCGTGGCCGCATGTCGCAGCACCGCACGCGGCGCACTGTCTTGCAGCAGATAACGCAAGCGCTCCGATGGATAGCTTGGATCCAGCGGCACATAGGCAGCGCCCGCCTTGAGAATCGCCAACAAGCCCACCAGCAATTCGGGGCTGCGCTGGACGCAAATCGCCACCCGATCGTCTGGTACGACACCCAGCGTGATCAATTGATCTGCAAGCGCATTGGCGCGTGCATTGAGCTCGGCATAACGCAGCTGCTTGTCCCCACACTCCACCGCAATCGCATCAGGCGTGCTGGCAGCCTGTCGCTCGACCATCGCCGGGATGGTGCGGTGCGACTCCGCAGGCATCTGTGTGGCGTTGAAGCCGAGCAGCCGCTGGCGTTCGTCGCACGGCACCACGCAGAGTTGGCCGATCGGGCGATCCGGTGTTTGCTCCAAGGCATCGACCAGTTGCGTCAAAGCCACCTGCATGTAGGTGCACAGCCGCTTCGCATCGTAGCCGGCGGGCAGATGCCCCGTCAGCTGTACGGTATCTTCCATCTCCTCCACATCAAGCAGTACCGGATAATGGCTTCCACGCTGCGTTTGCAGTATTTCAATACCCGGCCAAGGCATGGATCGCTCAGATGACAACGGCGCCTGCCGATATGATCGGTAGTTGAGCAGTGCGCTGAACAATGGCGACGGTGGCGCCACACCACTGCAACGTTGGGCCTCGCTCAGCGCAGCATGTTCGTGCAACAACAACGCACTCAGTTGTGCATGAACTGCATGGACCATTTCGCGCACTGGTTGCTTGGTCAAGCGCACGCGTAAGGGCAATGTATTGATGAACATCCCCATCGCGCGATCCGCGCCCGCGCCTGCCTGCATTCGTCCCAGTAATACGGTTCCGAACACCACATCATTTGTTGCCGCAACCTGTCCCAGCACGTGCGCCCAGGCGAGGTGATACAGACTGGATGGTGTCACCCCCAGTTGCGCTGCGCATGCACGTAACCTTCCATGCAGATGAGTCTCAAGCAAGCTCACTGACTGCTCGGCAGAACAACCATCCCCGCGGATGTCCTGCAGACCATAAGGCAGCGTGGGCGCTTCGAAATCTCCCAGCGATCGCCGGAAAAATGCCTCCCGCTCTGCTCGATGTTCTTGGCGGCGCGCCTGTGCCACGTAGTTGCGATATGGAATTGATGCAGCAAGCTGATCGCCATTGCCGGACAAATATGCATGTAGCTCTGCATGCAAGACATGCATCGTGGCCGCATCGTCTACCAGATGATGGATCAGCAGCATCGCGACCCAACAGGCACGCATTGTGTCGTAGACGTAGTGGAGCTGGAGCAACGGCGCAGTTGATAGATCCAGACGATACAATAGCGGATCAAAGGTCGAATGCAGTTGTTGTACTGAATCCTCATAGCTCCAATCCACTACTAGCTGCGAAACGACCAGCGTCGCTTTCCGCCATACCACCTGTATTGGGGCATGCAAACCCTCCCAAATCACGCTGGTACGCAAAACATCGTGGCGGTCGATCACTTGCTGCAAGGCTTGCGCAAACTGATCCAGACGATCGCGGCTGTCGAAAGACAGTTGGGCAGACTGCAGATACGGATCGCCCTGTCTTGCAGCTAAATAGTGATACAGCACACCCTCCTGCAACGGCGCGAGCGGATAGATGTCCTGCACGTTCGCAGCTCCGCCGGGCACGGTGGCCACGATGCGGTCGATCGCGTCCTGTGACAACTGCACCAGCGTCAACAGCTCGGGGGTGATGCGCTGACAGTCCTGTGGGATCAGGTTCGCAGGCACTTCCACTTCAAGTTCATTGCCAACTGCTGCGGCAAGAGCCACCAGCGTCGATTGCCCGAACAGCACCCGTACATCGGCGCTTAGGCCATGTTGGCGCATCCGCTCCACCAGCGTCACCGCAAGCAATGAGTGGCCGCCCAACGCAAAAAAGTTATCGTGTCGGCCGACCTGCTCCACCTGCAATACGTCCGACCACAACTTCGCCAGCAACTGCTCTACTTCTCCTTGCGGCGCCGCATAGTCCTGGCGCGCGTGCGCGTCCGCATCGGGTGCGGGCAGCGCTTTAAGGTCGAGCTTGCCGTTAAGCGTCAGCGGCCAGCTTTCAAGCATGACGAAAGCGCTTGGCACCATGTAGTCCGCCAGCACAGTGAGCAGATGCTGACGCAGCACATCAGCTGACGGTACCGACAGTGGGTCGGTTGCGATCGCATAGGCCACCAGTTGTTTGTGCCCGTGGTCATCTGCACGCGCCACGATGATCGCGTCACGGATGTCCTGGTGTTCAGTGAGCCGAACCTGGATTTCGCCAAGCTCGATGCGAAACCCACGGATCTTGACCTGTTCGTCGTTGCGGCCCAGGTACTCCAGGTTGCCATCAGGCCGCCAACGAGCGAGGTCGCCACTCTTGTAGAGTCTTGCACCTGGATGAAACGGATCGTCAATGAACCGCTCGGCCGTCAGCTCTGGCCTATTCAAATAGCCACGCGCAACGCCAGCACCACCTACATAAAGTTCACCCATCACACCGCTGGGTACCGGTCGGCGCTGCGCGTCCAGCACATAGAGTCGCAGGTCTGGAATGCGCCGCCCGATCGGACTGACACCGCTACTGTGCGCATCTGTCGGCGACAGCGAGTAATAGGTGACATGCACTGTCGTTTCGGTGATTCCATACATATTGACCAACTGAGTGGCAGCGTTTTGCGGCATGCCATACCACGGCTTGAGCATGCCCGGCTCCAATGCTTCCCCACCGAAGATCACGACCCGCAGGCAATGTGCTTGCGTCTGCGTTTCCTGCGCGGCGATCAACTGACGGAACGCGCTGGGCGTCTGGTTGAGTACGGTCACACCAACCTGACAGAGCAATGCATAGCACTCCTTCGGCGAACGTGTGATCTGCTGCGGCACCACCAATAAACGCCCCCCGTGCAGCAATGCGCCCCAGATCTCCCACACTGAAAAATCGAATGCGAAGGAATGGAACAGCGCCCAGGTATCGTGCGCATTGAAATCGAACCAAGCGTGGGTCGCGGTGAATAGGCGGGTCACATTGCGATGCTCCACCAACACGCCCTTGGACTTGCCGCTGGAGCCTGAGGTGTAGATCACGTACGCCAGATGCTCCGGCGCGAGCCCTGCAATCTGCGGATTGTGCAAGGGCTGTGCTGTCAGCGGATTGTTTTCGGATGCGTCAATACACAGCTTTGGGCAAGTGACCTGCGGCAGCACCTCGTTGGAACGTGTATCGGTCACCAGTGCAACTGGCGCACTGTCGGACAACGTGAAAGTCAATCGGTCCTGTGGCGAAGCAGGATCCAGGGGCACATACGCAGCACCAACCTTGAGGATACCAAGCATGCCGATCAGCAACTCGCATCCGCGTTCTATGCACAACGCTACCCGATCGTCCGGGCGCACGCCGAGCTCTAGCAGGCAATGCGCAAGTTGATTGGCCCGCTGATTAAGCTGGGCATAACTCAGCTGAGTCTGCTCGAACTCTACCGCCACCGCATCGGGCCGCACAGCGGCCTGCGATTCGAAGATCTGATGCAAAAGAGGTCCCGTCGCAGGCTCCATGCACGGCGTATTGCACTCGACTACCAGTTGCTTGAATTCGGCATCCGACAGGATGGGAAGTTCGCATACGCGTTGATACGGTGTGCGTTCCAGTGCGTCGACTACGCTGGCCAATGCTGTATGCATATAGCTGCACACACGCGCCGCGCCGACTGCCGGGCTAACCTGCGCCGTCAGGCGAAAGCCTACGCCAAGGTCATCCACATTCAGCGTCAACGCATAATTGGTGCGTTCTTCCGCATGCAGAACGTCGATGCCTTGCCACACAGCGTCTTCAGCGAATTCGTCAGTGGGAGAAGTATGTCGATAGTTCAGCAGTGCGCTAAACAAGGGGGCCGGCGCTGCGACACCACTGCAACGCTGCGCCAGCGCCAAGGACACATGCTCATGCGCCAGCAATGCGATCAGTTCTTCATGCATCTTGCGTGCAGCAGCAAGCACCGGTCGATCCAGCTGAACTCTCAACGGTAATGTATTGATGAACATTCCCAATCCCAGGGTGGTCTCGGCATTGCCCTGCATACGGCCTAGCAATACGGTGCCGAACACCACATCGTCGCGCGTGCAGGTACATCCAAGCACGTGTGCCCAGGCCAGATGATGCAGACTCGCCGCGCTGATCCCCAACAGTCGCGCCTGTCGTCGTAACCGTCTGCTGAGGTCAGGCATGACTGACAAACTCGACTCTTCGATCGTGTTCCCATCACTTTGCTGATCGCGCAAGCCAAACGGTAAAGTCGGTTCATCCACGTCACGCAAGCGCTGCTCGAAAAAATCGCGATGTTCTTGGTCCCTCGAACCCAAACGCGCCTGCATCACATAAGCGCGATATGGCTTCTGCGCAGGCAATGTGTGGGCATTGCCAAGCAGGCACACCTGCAGTTCATATCTCAAGGTCTGCAATGCAAAATGGTCAAGCACCAAGTGGTGAAATAACAACATTCCCACCCAGCGCAGGTTGGCAGGATCATGGGCATAAACTAGTTTGAGTAAGGGTGCGCACTGCAGATTCAATGCATGTTTGCGCGCACCGAATCGCTGCTGCAACTGTTCGATGATCGCACCGTTTTCCGGATCGCAGTCGACCTGTTCCATCGGTAGCGTGGCCTGCCGCCACACCACCTGCACCGGTGTATCCAGCTCCTCCCAGACGATGCTGGAACGCAGAATATCGTGGCGATCGATCACCTGCTGCAAGGCGGTGATGAAGGCATGCAGCCGCTGCTGATCCGAGAATGCAAACTGTGCCTGTAACAGATAGGGGTCACCCTGTGCCGCGGATAAATGGTGATAAAGCACGCCTTCCTGCAATGGCGCTAGCGGGTAGATATCCTGCACGTTTGACACACCGCCCGGCACCGTTGCCACGATGCGATCGATCTGTTGCTGGGTCAACTCGACTAAAGGCAGCATGGAGGGGGTAATGCTGGCCGTTGTGTGCGCAAGACCGGAATGATCCGGATCTGCAACTGCTGGCGCATGTTGCAGCAGTTCGATCAGCAGCGCCTTATGTTCGCGTAGTGCCGCAATCATCGACGCGTCACCGAGTGAAGCCTTATTGCCACGGACGACTAATTGTCCGTCCTTGAGCGAGAGCTCGACACCTTTCTGCTTCAGCGATTCAATGAACTCTGATGTGATCACAGCACAATCTCCACCCGCTCAATCGCAGCCGCGTAATCAGATAGCTTGGGTTGATCGAATAAGGTGCGGACATCAGCCTCAATGCCTTCCTGCCTGATCCGCTCCACCAGCGTGACGGCAAGCAACGAATGCCCGCCCAGCTGGAAGAAATTATCGTGCCGCCCCACTCGCTCCACGCCCAACACCGACTGCCAGATCTCGGCCAAGGTCTGCTCCAATGCATCGGCCGGCGGCTCATAGCACTGCAGGCTGCGCGCAGCAGCATCGGGCATTGGCAGCGCCTTGCGATCGAGTTTGCCGTTGGGCGTCAGCGGCCAAGCATCCAGGAACACAAATGCCTCGGGCACCATGTAGTCGGCCAGCACACTGCGCAGGTCCTCGCTCAAGACCTCAGCCATCGGTACCTGTTGTGCATCTTGCGCGATGACATAGGCCACCAGGCGCTTGTCACCCGCCACATCTTCGCGCGCCAGTACCACTGCCTCACGTACTTGTGCGTGCGCAAGCAGGTGCACCTCGATCTCGCCCAACTCGATGCGCCTGCCTCGGATCTTGACCTGCGCATCGTTGCGGCCGACGTAGTCGAGGCTGCCGTCTTCCAACCACCGACACAGGTCGCCGGTGCGGTACATACGTTCGCCTGGATGCAACGGGTCATCGATAAAGCGCTCGGCAGTCAACGCCTCGCGCCCGAGGTAACCTCGCGCCACGGCCGTACCGCCGAGATACAACTCGCCAACCACCCTCAAGGGTGTCAATTGCCGTTGCGCATCCAGCACATAGGCACGCAGGTGTGGCAGTGGTTTACCGATCGAAGGATGCAGCGTCTCCGGCACCACCTCGCTACTGGTCGCCACCACGGTGGTCTCGGTCGGCCCGTAATTGTTATGGACAGCAAACGGCAGCCCTGCCGGAACCTGGCGCAAGCGATCACCGCCAACCAGCAGATGCGTCAACCGCTTCGGCATGATGCCGGATGCAAATGCATGCTCGGCAATGGGCGTCGGCAGGAAGCTCACGTCCAGTTCCTGTGCATGCCACCAACGCAGCAAGGCATCCACATCGTTATCGCCAGCCGGCACGAGTAGGCAGCCACCGGCACACAGGGTCGGCCAGATTTCCCAGGCGGCCGCATCAAAGCTCAGGCCCGCCACGCTGGAGGTGCGCGATCCTGCCTGCACACCAAATTTAGTGCAATGCCAATCGATCAACTGCGCCAGCTGCCGATGCTCGACCATCACACCCTTGGGCTGCCCGGTGGAGCCGGAGGTGTAGATCACGTAGGCCAGGTGTGCAGGGTCTAGTCCCGCAACCACGGGATTGGGCGTGCCAAGATCCGATGCATTTACAAAGTCGATATCGATCGCTGGCAATGGCAGTGCGCTCAGTACGTCACCGCTGAGCACCTCGCGCGTGGCCGCATGTCGCAGCACCGCACGCGGCGCACTGTCTTGCAGCAGATAACGCAAGCGCTCCGATGGATAGCTTGGATCCAGCGGCACATAGGCAGCGCCCGCCTTGAGAATCGCCAACAAGCCCACCAGCAATTCGGGGCTGCGCTGGACGCAAATCGCCACCCGATCGTCTGGTACGACACCCAGCGTGATCAATTGATCTGCAAGCGCATTGGCGCGTGCATTGAGCTCGGCATAACGCAGCTGCTTGTCCCCACACTCCACCGCAATCGCATCAGGCGTGCTGGCAGCCTGTCGCTCGACCATCGCCGGGATGGTGCGGTGCGACTCCGCAGGCATCTGTGTGGCGTTGAAGCCGAGCAGCCGCTGGCGTTCGTCGCACGGCACCACGCAGAGTTGGCCGATCGGGCGATCCGGTGTTTGCTCCAAGGCATCGACCAGTTGCGTCAAAGCCACCTGCATGTAGGTGCACAGCCGCTTCGCATCGTAGCCGGCGGGCAGATGCCCCGTCAGCTGTACGGTATCTTCCATCTCCTCCACATCAAGCAGTACCGGATAATGGCTTCCACGCTGCGTTTGCAGTATTTCAATACCCGGCCAAGGCATGGATCGCTCAGATGACAACGGCGCCTGCCGATATGATCGGTAGTTGAGCAGTGCGCTGAACAATGGCGACGGTGGCGCCACACCACTGCAACGTTGGGCCTCGCTCAGCGCAGCATGTTCGTGCAACAACAACGCACTCAGTTGTGCATGAACTGCATGGACCATTTCGCGCACTGGTTGCTTGGTCAAGCGCACGCGTAAGGGCAATGTATTGATGAACATCCCCATCGCGCGATCCGCGCCCGCGCCTGCCTGCATTCGTCCCAGTAATACGGTTCCGAACACCACATCATTTGTTGCCGCAACCTGTCCCAGCACGTGCGCCCAGGCGAGGTGATACAGACTGGATGGTGTCACCCCCAGTTGCGCTGCGCATGCACGTAACCTTCCATGCAGATGAGTCTCAAGCAAGCTCACTGACTGCTCGGCAGAACAACCATCCCCGCGGATGTCCTGCAGACCATAAGGCAGCGTGGGCGCTTCGAAATCTCCCAGCGATCGCCGGAAAAATGCCTCCCGCTCTGCTCGATGTTCTTGGCGGCGCGCCTGTGCCACGTAGTTGCGATATGGAATTGATGCAGCAAGCTGATCGCCATTGCCGGACAAATATGCATGTAGCTCTGCATGCAAGACATGCATCGTGGCCGCATCGTCTACCAGATGATGGATCAGCAGCATCGCGACCCAACAGGCACGCATTGTGTCGTAGACGTAGTGGAGCTGGAGCAACGGCGCAGTTGATAGATCCAGACGATACAATAGCGGATCAAAGGTCGAATGCAGTTGTTGTACTGAATCCTCATAGCTCCAATCCACTACTAGCTGCGAAACGACCAGCGTCGCTTTCCGCCATACCACCTGTATTGGGGCATGCAAACCCTCCCAAATCACGCTGGTACGCAAAA is part of the Xanthomonas fragariae genome and encodes:
- a CDS encoding non-ribosomal peptide synthetase, whose product is MITSEFIESLKQKGVELSLKDGQLVVRGNKASLGDASMIAALREHKALLIELLQHAPAVADPDHSGLAHTTASITPSMLPLVELTQQQIDRIVATVPGGVSNVQDIYPLAPLQEGVLYHHLSAAQGDPYLLQAQFAFSDQQRLHAFITALQQVIDRHDILRSSIVWEELDTPVQVVWRQATLPMEQVDCDPENGAIIEQLQQRFGARKHALNLQCAPLLKLVYAHDPANLRWVGMLLFHHLVLDHFALQTLRYELQVCLLGNAHTLPAQKPYRAYVMQARLGSRDQEHRDFFEQRLRDVDEPTLPFGLRDQQSDGNTIEESSLSVMPDLSRRLRRQARLLGISAASLHHLAWAHVLGCTCTRDDVVFGTVLLGRMQGNAETTLGLGMFINTLPLRVQLDRPVLAAARKMHEELIALLAHEHVSLALAQRCSGVAAPAPLFSALLNYRHTSPTDEFAEDAVWQGIDVLHAEERTNYALTLNVDDLGVGFRLTAQVSPAVGAARVCSYMHTALASVVDALERTPYQRVCELPILSDAEFKQLVVECNTPCMEPATGPLLHQIFESQAAVRPDAVAVEFEQTQLSYAQLNQRANQLAHCLLELGVRPDDRVALCIERGCELLIGMLGILKVGAAYVPLDPASPQDRLTFTLSDSAPVALVTDTRSNEVLPQVTCPKLCIDASENNPLTAQPLHNPQIAGLAPEHLAYVIYTSGSSGKSKGVLVEHRNVTRLFTATHAWFDFNAHDTWALFHSFAFDFSVWEIWGALLHGGRLLVVPQQITRSPKECYALLCQVGVTVLNQTPSAFRQLIAAQETQTQAHCLRVVIFGGEALEPGMLKPWYGMPQNAATQLVNMYGITETTVHVTYYSLSPTDAHSSGVSPIGRRIPDLRLYVLDAQRRPVPSGVMGELYVGGAGVARGYLNRPELTAERFIDDPFHPGARLYKSGDLARWRPDGNLEYLGRNDEQVKIRGFRIELGEIQVRLTEHQDIRDAIIVARADDHGHKQLVAYAIATDPLSVPSADVLRQHLLTVLADYMVPSAFVMLESWPLTLNGKLDLKALPAPDADAHARQDYAAPQGEVEQLLAKLWSDVLQVEQVGRHDNFFALGGHSLLAVTLVERMRQHGLSADVRVLFGQSTLVALAAAVGNELEVEVPANLIPQDCQRITPELLTLVQLSQDAIDRIVATVPGGAANVQDIYPLAPLQEGVLYHYLAARQGDPYLQSAQLSFDSRDRLDQFAQALQQVIDRHDVLRTSVIWEGLHAPIQVVWRKATLVVSQLVVDWSYEDSVQQLHSTFDPLLYRLDLSTAPLLQLHYVYDTMRACWVAMLLIHHLVDDAATMHVLHAELHAYLSGNGDQLAASIPYRNYVAQARRQEHRAEREAFFRRSLGDFEAPTLPYGLQDIRGDGCSAEQSVSLLETHLHGRLRACAAQLGVTPSSLYHLAWAHVLGQVAATNDVVFGTVLLGRMQAGAGADRAMGMFINTLPLRVRLTKQPVREMVHAVHAQLSALLLHEHAALSEAQRCSGVAPPSPLFSALLNYRSYRQAPLSSERSMPWPGIEILQTQRGSHYPVLLDVEEMEDTVQLTGHLPAGYDAKRLCTYMQVALTQLVDALEQTPDRPIGQLCVVPCDERQRLLGFNATQMPAESHRTIPAMVERQAASTPDAIAVECGDKQLRYAELNARANALADQLITLGVVPDDRVAICVQRSPELLVGLLAILKAGAAYVPLDPSYPSERLRYLLQDSAPRAVLRHAATREVLSGDVLSALPLPAIDIDFVNASDLGTPNPVVAGLDPAHLAYVIYTSGSTGQPKGVMVEHRQLAQLIDWHCTKFGVQAGSRTSSVAGLSFDAAAWEIWPTLCAGGCLLVPAGDNDVDALLRWWHAQELDVSFLPTPIAEHAFASGIMPKRLTHLLVGGDRLRQVPAGLPFAVHNNYGPTETTVVATSSEVVPETLHPSIGKPLPHLRAYVLDAQRQLTPLRVVGELYLGGTAVARGYLGREALTAERFIDDPLHPGERMYRTGDLCRWLEDGSLDYVGRNDAQVKIRGRRIELGEIEVHLLAHAQVREAVVLAREDVAGDKRLVAYVIAQDAQQVPMAEVLSEDLRSVLADYMVPEAFVFLDAWPLTPNGKLDRKALPMPDAAARSLQCYEPPADALEQTLAEIWQSVLGVERVGRHDNFFQLGGHSLLVVRLSGLLEQAQLTIPLGELLQHSTLAAMAAAIQRYQHDRPDLHTPRTSAVVAVRAAGTQRPLFLVHDFTGLDLYFSALGQHIEPDVPVYGLSAIPLGEFQPCTVEELATRLLANLRTVQAHGPYRIAGWSFGGLLAYEMVTQLVSCDEQVEFVGLIDTYYPTQVDLGPAFREPELTQRYLLLQHCLAATSEHDDPQSSTHCLTALIEQVQQWTLEALIAFCHLRNWLPKQWAGHSDTALLNYLAREAGHGHAHRHYVPMPVTTPIHLFTANDVLPTRASSDAPLGWQSLLPAPMLKLVVVPGDHHTMLEQPHVAALGAALSSAMDTASRLPAHRQHKHLPLTCIHKGLPTQTPVICVPGAGANVAGFVDLSSALGESWPVYGLQPRGLEGEQLPYGSVEVAAQAYVRALAQALPDRTVHLLGHSFGGWVAYEMACMLSARGFAVASLTLIDCEVLGGDGMAGKPYTATAVLECLIKLLQVDSGVDFGISLETFRYMDNAAQLQAVHAGMVRAGLLPRRSVPEAIRGMVQVFGMALRTAYTPAARFGGPLRLVLADDPLLDAEQNRLEHHAKSAAWKALAPQLRVWRGPGDHFTALRAPHVQHFVTWWKKTMEVERQDQSQTELLRP